In a single window of the Bradyrhizobium erythrophlei genome:
- a CDS encoding electron transfer flavoprotein subunit alpha/FixB family protein, which translates to MTTLLIAEHEHSTLKDSTNKALTAATQLGAEVHVLVAGGGEDTKAAAEAAAKLAGVTKVLLAEGDAYAHDLAEPLAALIVALAPGYDAFVAPATSRFKNVMPRVAALLDVMQVSEIIKVVSPDTFERPIYAGNAIQTVKSKDAKKVITVRTSTFAAAGDGGSAPVENAASAADPGLSSFVGEEVAKSDRPELTSAKIIVSGGRAMQSRENFAKYIEPLADKLGAGVGASRAAVDAGYAPNDWQVGQTGKVVAPELYIAIGISGAIQHLAGMKDSKVIVAINKDEDAPIFQVADYGLVADLYQAVPELTEALGKLGK; encoded by the coding sequence ATGACCACGCTGTTGATTGCCGAACACGAACACTCGACCCTTAAGGACTCCACCAACAAGGCGCTGACCGCGGCGACCCAGTTGGGCGCCGAGGTCCATGTGCTGGTCGCCGGCGGCGGCGAGGACACCAAGGCTGCGGCCGAGGCCGCCGCCAAACTCGCCGGTGTTACCAAGGTACTGCTGGCCGAAGGCGATGCCTACGCCCACGATCTTGCCGAGCCGCTGGCTGCGCTGATCGTGGCGCTGGCGCCCGGCTATGACGCCTTCGTCGCGCCTGCGACCTCGCGCTTCAAGAACGTCATGCCGCGCGTCGCGGCGCTGCTCGACGTCATGCAGGTCTCGGAAATCATCAAGGTGGTTTCGCCCGACACCTTCGAGCGGCCGATCTATGCCGGCAACGCGATCCAGACGGTGAAATCGAAGGACGCCAAGAAGGTCATCACGGTGCGGACCTCGACCTTCGCGGCGGCCGGCGACGGCGGCAGCGCGCCGGTGGAAAATGCGGCGTCGGCCGCCGATCCCGGCCTCTCCAGTTTTGTCGGCGAGGAAGTCGCAAAGAGCGATCGTCCCGAACTGACGTCGGCCAAGATCATCGTCTCGGGCGGCCGCGCCATGCAGAGCCGCGAGAATTTCGCCAAATATATCGAGCCGCTCGCCGACAAGCTCGGCGCCGGCGTCGGTGCGTCGCGCGCCGCGGTCGACGCCGGATATGCGCCGAACGACTGGCAGGTGGGCCAGACCGGCAAGGTGGTTGCGCCTGAATTATATATCGCTATCGGCATTTCCGGCGCGATCCAGCATCTGGCCGGCATGAAGGATTCCAAAGTGATCGTCGCGATCAACAAGGATGAGGACGCGCCGATTTTCCAGGTCGCCGATTACGGCCTGGTCGCGGATCTTTATCAGGCGGTCCCCGAATTGACAGAAGCGCTCGGCAAGCTCGGAAAGTAA
- a CDS encoding 3-hydroxybutyryl-CoA dehydrogenase, protein MVMIKKVGVIGSGQMGNGIAHVAALAGFDVVLNDVSADRLKSAMATINGNLSRQVSKKIITEDGRKQALNRIVSTETMDGLADCDLVIETAIEKEEVKRKIFHDLCAVLKADAIVASNTSSISITRLAASTDRPERFIGIHFMNPVPLMELVELIRGIATDDSTFDAARDFVTRLGKHVAVSEDFPAFIVNRILLPMINEAIYTLYEGVGNVEAIDAAMKLGAHHPMGPLELADFIGLDTCLSIMQVLHEGLADSKYRPCPLLVKYVEAGWLGRKTQRGFYDYRGEKPIPTR, encoded by the coding sequence ATGGTTATGATCAAGAAGGTCGGCGTGATTGGCTCGGGCCAGATGGGCAACGGCATCGCGCATGTGGCGGCGCTGGCCGGCTTCGACGTGGTGCTCAACGATGTGTCCGCCGACCGGCTGAAGTCGGCGATGGCCACCATCAACGGCAATCTGTCGCGCCAGGTCTCGAAGAAAATCATCACCGAGGACGGGCGCAAGCAGGCGCTGAACCGGATCGTTTCCACCGAGACCATGGATGGGCTCGCCGATTGCGATCTGGTGATCGAGACCGCGATCGAGAAGGAGGAGGTCAAGCGCAAGATTTTTCACGATCTCTGCGCGGTGCTGAAGGCGGACGCGATCGTCGCCTCCAACACCTCGTCGATCTCGATCACGCGGCTTGCCGCGTCCACCGACCGGCCCGAGCGCTTTATCGGTATTCATTTCATGAATCCGGTGCCGCTGATGGAACTGGTCGAACTGATCCGCGGCATCGCTACCGACGATTCGACCTTCGATGCCGCCAGGGATTTCGTCACTCGGCTCGGCAAACACGTCGCGGTCTCGGAAGATTTCCCGGCGTTCATCGTCAACCGCATCCTGCTGCCGATGATCAACGAGGCGATCTACACGCTGTATGAGGGGGTCGGAAACGTCGAGGCGATCGATGCCGCGATGAAACTCGGCGCCCACCATCCGATGGGACCGCTTGAACTTGCCGACTTCATCGGGCTCGATACCTGCCTGTCGATCATGCAGGTGCTGCATGAGGGGCTCGCGGATTCAAAGTACCGGCCGTGTCCGCTGCTTGTGAAATATGTCGAAGCCGGCTGGCTCGGCCGCAAGACCCAGCGCGGCTTCTACGACTATCGCGGCGAGAAGCCGATTCCGACGCGGTGA
- the lysA gene encoding diaminopimelate decarboxylase produces the protein MNHFDYRNGVLHAEAVNLIELADAVGTPFYCYSTATLERHYRVFSDAFAGEKALICYAMKANSNQSVLRTLAKLGAGADVVSGGELKRALAAGIPPGKILFSGVGKTEAELRAALSADILCINIESEPELELLSRLASETGRTARISVRVNPDVDSGSHAKISTGKSENKFGIPLARARAVYARAAKLPGIEVTGADMHIGSQIIDLGRMETAFRILAEFVQTLRADGHTISHVDFGGGLGIPYYMDREAPPAPSAYAAMVKRVTHNLGCTLMFEPGRLIVGNAGILVTRVIYVKHGDARNFVIIDAAMNDLIRPTLYEAHHDILPVRLAEPGAARIVADLVGPVCESGDYLALGRTMPEPKAGDFLAVMTAGAYGAVQSGTYNTRALVPEVLVKDHQYAVVRPRIEVDDLIAMDRPAPWL, from the coding sequence ATGAATCACTTCGACTATCGCAACGGCGTGCTGCACGCCGAGGCGGTGAATCTGATCGAGCTGGCGGACGCGGTCGGCACGCCGTTCTATTGCTATTCGACCGCGACGCTGGAGCGCCATTACCGGGTGTTCAGCGATGCCTTCGCCGGGGAGAAGGCGCTGATCTGCTACGCCATGAAGGCGAACTCGAATCAGTCGGTACTTCGGACGCTAGCGAAACTCGGCGCCGGTGCGGACGTGGTTTCCGGAGGCGAGCTGAAGCGGGCGCTCGCCGCGGGCATTCCGCCCGGCAAGATCCTGTTCTCCGGCGTCGGCAAGACCGAAGCCGAGCTGCGCGCGGCGCTTAGCGCCGACATTCTCTGCATCAATATCGAATCCGAACCCGAACTCGAATTGTTGTCGCGGCTGGCCAGCGAGACCGGTCGGACCGCGCGGATCTCGGTTCGGGTCAATCCCGACGTCGATTCCGGTTCGCACGCAAAAATCTCGACCGGCAAGTCCGAAAACAAGTTCGGCATCCCGCTCGCCCGTGCCCGCGCCGTCTATGCCCGCGCGGCAAAACTGCCGGGGATCGAAGTAACCGGCGCCGACATGCATATCGGCAGCCAGATCATCGATCTCGGGCGGATGGAAACCGCCTTCAGGATCCTGGCCGAATTCGTGCAGACGCTGCGCGCCGATGGCCACACCATCTCGCATGTCGATTTCGGCGGCGGGCTCGGCATTCCCTATTACATGGATCGCGAAGCGCCGCCGGCGCCGTCCGCCTACGCCGCGATGGTCAAGCGGGTGACCCACAATCTCGGCTGCACCCTGATGTTCGAGCCGGGTCGGTTGATCGTCGGCAACGCCGGCATCCTGGTGACGCGCGTGATCTATGTGAAGCACGGCGACGCCAGGAATTTCGTCATCATCGATGCCGCCATGAACGACCTAATCCGCCCCACTTTGTACGAGGCGCATCACGACATCCTGCCGGTGCGGCTGGCCGAGCCCGGCGCCGCCAGGATCGTCGCCGACCTGGTCGGGCCGGTCTGCGAAAGCGGCGACTATCTCGCGCTGGGACGGACCATGCCGGAGCCCAAAGCCGGCGATTTCCTGGCTGTGATGACCGCCGGCGCCTATGGCGCGGTGCAGTCCGGCACCTACAACACCCGCGCGCTGGTGCCTGAGGTGTTGGTCAAGGACCATCAGTATGCCGTGGTCCGGCCCCGCATCGAGGTCGATGACCTGATCGCGATGGACCGACCGGCGCCATGGCTGTGA
- a CDS encoding twin transmembrane helix small protein, translating into MTSFLSTIILPIAVAAVAVVLLLGLLNMMRGGSPNRSQKLMQWRVLLQFVAIVITMLTVWAMGH; encoded by the coding sequence ATGACCTCATTCCTGAGCACGATCATCCTCCCCATCGCCGTCGCTGCCGTCGCGGTAGTGCTGCTGCTTGGTCTCCTTAACATGATGCGGGGCGGATCGCCGAACCGGTCCCAGAAACTGATGCAGTGGCGGGTGTTGCTGCAATTCGTCGCCATCGTCATCACCATGCTCACGGTCTGGGCCATGGGACATTAG
- the lptM gene encoding LPS translocon maturation chaperone LptM, whose protein sequence is MNSNNSPTASGWTIILLSAAVLALGGCGRKGPLDLPPNTPPQAAAAAQAAADHEPAASAPSVFDPSYGANTPAALPKGAKKPFILDPLLNSN, encoded by the coding sequence GTGAACAGCAATAACAGCCCGACGGCTTCGGGATGGACCATCATCCTTTTGAGCGCGGCCGTGCTCGCGCTCGGGGGCTGCGGCCGCAAGGGCCCGCTCGACCTGCCGCCGAACACTCCGCCGCAGGCGGCCGCCGCGGCACAGGCCGCCGCCGACCACGAGCCGGCCGCCAGCGCGCCGAGCGTGTTCGATCCGTCCTACGGGGCCAATACGCCTGCGGCCCTCCCTAAAGGCGCCAAGAAGCCGTTCATTCTCGACCCGCTGCTGAATAGCAACTGA
- the argH gene encoding argininosuccinate lyase, producing the protein MSNKMWGGRFTERADAVMEEINVSIDVDRHLYAQDIAASKAHATMLATQGIITKNDAKNIAGGLDTILSEIAKGSFPFKRALEDIHMNVESRLGELIGPASGRLHTARSRNDQVATDFRLYVRDTIDETDAALAAFQRALVERALEHAATVMPGFTHLQTAQPVTFGHHLLAYVEMAARDRGRFADARKRLNESPLGAAALAGTSFPIDRDATARALGFDRPMANSLDAVSDRDFVLETLAAAAIASVHLSRFAEELVIWTSPLVGLVRLSDKFTSGSSIMPQKRNPDAAELVRAKTGRVIGALTGLLIVMKGLPLAYQKDMQEDKQGAMEAFGALSLAIRAMTGMVADLVPDEARMKAAAGEGYATATDLADWLVRTLKMPFRDAHHVTGRIVAAASKQDVPLHLLPLKDMQAIEPKITAAALGMLSVEASVKSRTSYGGTAPKNVLAQAKRWLKRLEKERKLG; encoded by the coding sequence ATGAGCAACAAGATGTGGGGCGGCCGGTTTACGGAGCGCGCCGACGCGGTCATGGAGGAAATCAACGTCTCGATCGACGTCGATCGTCACCTGTATGCCCAGGACATCGCTGCGTCCAAGGCCCACGCCACGATGCTCGCAACGCAGGGGATTATCACCAAAAACGATGCGAAAAATATCGCTGGGGGTCTAGACACGATTTTGTCAGAGATCGCCAAGGGATCGTTCCCCTTCAAGCGCGCGCTCGAGGACATTCACATGAATGTCGAGAGCCGGCTTGGCGAATTGATCGGGCCCGCCTCGGGACGGCTGCACACCGCGCGTTCACGCAACGATCAGGTGGCGACCGATTTCCGGCTCTATGTCCGCGACACCATCGACGAGACCGATGCGGCGCTCGCCGCGTTCCAGCGCGCGCTGGTGGAGCGGGCGCTGGAACATGCCGCGACCGTGATGCCGGGCTTCACCCATCTGCAGACCGCGCAGCCGGTGACGTTCGGGCACCATCTCTTGGCCTATGTCGAAATGGCGGCGCGAGACCGCGGCCGTTTTGCCGACGCCCGCAAACGTCTCAACGAATCGCCGCTCGGCGCCGCGGCGCTGGCCGGCACCTCGTTTCCGATCGATCGCGACGCCACCGCAAGAGCACTTGGCTTCGACCGGCCGATGGCCAATTCGCTCGATGCGGTCTCCGACCGCGACTTCGTGCTGGAAACACTGGCAGCGGCGGCGATCGCCTCGGTGCACCTATCGCGCTTCGCCGAGGAACTGGTGATCTGGACCTCGCCTTTGGTCGGGCTGGTGCGTTTGAGCGACAAGTTCACGTCAGGCTCCTCGATCATGCCGCAGAAGCGCAATCCCGACGCGGCCGAACTGGTTCGCGCCAAGACCGGCCGGGTGATCGGGGCGCTGACCGGGTTGCTGATCGTGATGAAGGGGCTGCCGCTGGCCTATCAAAAGGACATGCAGGAGGACAAGCAGGGCGCGATGGAGGCGTTCGGCGCGCTCTCGCTGGCGATTCGGGCGATGACCGGAATGGTCGCCGACCTCGTGCCGGACGAGGCGCGGATGAAAGCCGCTGCCGGCGAGGGCTACGCCACCGCCACCGATCTTGCCGACTGGCTGGTGCGGACGCTGAAAATGCCGTTTCGCGACGCCCATCACGTCACCGGACGGATTGTCGCTGCGGCTTCGAAACAGGACGTGCCGCTGCACCTTCTGCCCTTGAAAGACATGCAGGCGATCGAGCCGAAAATAACCGCGGCGGCGCTGGGCATGCTTTCGGTGGAAGCCTCGGTGAAAAGCCGCACCAGTTATGGCGGTACCGCGCCGAAGAACGTGCTGGCGCAGGCGAAACGCTGGCTCAAGCGGCTGGAAAAAGAGCGAAAATTGGGCTGA
- a CDS encoding cob(I)yrinic acid a,c-diamide adenosyltransferase, whose protein sequence is MVVLNRIYTRSGDDGTTALGSGERRPKYDLRIAAYGTVDETNAAIGIVRLHLPQARELDAMLGLIQNDLFDLGADLAVPEREGKAERLRMLSSQVERLERDIDTLNAKLAPLTSFVLPGGTPAAAYLHLARTICRRAERIMVELAAKPNEPVGDAAIQYMNRLSDFLFVASRAVNDNGSGDVLWVPGQNR, encoded by the coding sequence ATGGTTGTCCTTAATCGGATTTACACGCGATCCGGTGATGACGGCACCACCGCGCTCGGCAGCGGCGAACGCCGCCCGAAATACGATCTGCGCATCGCCGCCTATGGAACCGTCGACGAGACCAATGCCGCCATCGGTATTGTGCGGCTGCATCTTCCGCAGGCGCGCGAGCTCGATGCGATGCTGGGTCTGATCCAGAACGACCTGTTCGATCTCGGTGCCGACCTCGCGGTGCCCGAGCGCGAGGGCAAGGCGGAACGTTTGAGGATGCTGTCCAGCCAGGTCGAACGGCTTGAGCGCGACATCGACACCCTGAACGCAAAACTGGCGCCCTTGACCTCGTTCGTCCTGCCCGGCGGAACTCCGGCCGCGGCGTATCTGCATCTGGCCCGGACCATCTGCCGCAGGGCGGAACGGATCATGGTGGAACTCGCGGCAAAGCCCAATGAGCCGGTCGGCGACGCCGCGATTCAGTATATGAACCGGCTGTCGGACTTCCTGTTTGTCGCCAGCCGCGCCGTGAACGATAATGGTTCGGGCGACGTGCTGTGGGTACCCGGCCAGAACCGATAA
- the tlpA gene encoding thiol:disulfide interchange protein TlpA, whose protein sequence is MTNDMPELPSPRPAATRRIPIAIGAVLIGAVIGFAGIYGFGGLKRNAGGDTACRPAVDLARKLAPLAQGEVAALTMATSPLRLPDLAFEDADGKPRKLSDWRGRTVLVNLWATWCVPCRREMPALDSLQTKLGGPNFEVVAVNIDTRDPEKPKNFLKDAHLARLDFFSDPKAKVFQELKAVGRALGMPTSVLVDGQGCEIATIAGPAEWGSDDAVKLITAAVKPTE, encoded by the coding sequence ATGACAAACGATATGCCTGAACTGCCCTCGCCTCGCCCGGCTGCCACGCGCCGGATTCCCATTGCCATCGGGGCGGTCTTGATCGGGGCGGTGATCGGATTTGCCGGGATATACGGGTTTGGCGGCCTCAAGCGCAACGCCGGCGGCGATACGGCCTGCCGCCCGGCGGTCGACCTGGCGCGCAAGCTCGCGCCGCTTGCGCAGGGCGAGGTGGCCGCGCTGACCATGGCGACCAGCCCTTTGCGGCTGCCGGACCTCGCCTTCGAGGACGCCGACGGCAAGCCGAGAAAGCTCTCGGACTGGCGTGGCCGCACCGTGCTGGTGAACCTGTGGGCCACCTGGTGCGTGCCCTGCCGCCGGGAGATGCCGGCGCTCGACAGCCTGCAAACCAAACTGGGCGGCCCGAATTTCGAGGTCGTCGCCGTCAATATCGATACCCGCGACCCGGAAAAGCCGAAGAATTTTCTCAAGGATGCCCATCTGGCCCGGCTCGACTTTTTCAGCGACCCAAAAGCCAAGGTTTTTCAGGAGCTTAAAGCCGTGGGCCGGGCGCTGGGGATGCCGACCTCGGTACTGGTCGATGGCCAGGGCTGCGAGATCGCCACCATTGCCGGACCGGCGGAATGGGGCAGCGACGATGCCGTCAAGCTGATCACAGCGGCCGTAAAGCCGACAGAATAG
- a CDS encoding electron transfer flavoprotein subunit beta/FixA family protein, translated as MKVLVPVKRVVDYNVKVRVKSDGSGVELSNVKMSMNPFDEIAVEEALRLREAGKATEVVVVSIGPAQAAETIRTGLAMGADRGILVKAEGNVEPLAVAKILKAIADEEKPGLIILGKQAIDDDSNQTGQMLAALLGWSQATFASKLEVDGSDFKVTREVDGGLQTLKLKGPAIVTTDLRLNEPRYASLPNIMKAKKKPIADKSASDYGVDLAAHLEILKTSEPPGRKGGVKVKDVAELVSKLKTEAGVL; from the coding sequence ATGAAGGTTCTGGTGCCGGTAAAGCGGGTGGTCGATTACAACGTCAAGGTCCGCGTCAAGAGCGATGGATCGGGCGTCGAATTGTCCAATGTCAAGATGTCGATGAATCCTTTCGACGAAATCGCCGTCGAGGAGGCCCTGCGCCTGAGAGAGGCCGGCAAGGCAACCGAGGTCGTGGTGGTGTCGATCGGCCCGGCGCAGGCAGCGGAAACCATCCGGACCGGTCTGGCCATGGGCGCCGACCGTGGCATCCTGGTCAAGGCGGAAGGCAATGTCGAACCGCTGGCGGTGGCAAAGATCCTGAAGGCGATCGCCGACGAAGAGAAGCCCGGCCTGATTATTCTCGGCAAGCAGGCGATCGACGATGACTCCAACCAGACCGGCCAGATGCTGGCCGCGCTGCTCGGTTGGTCGCAGGCAACCTTCGCCTCCAAGCTCGAAGTCGACGGATCCGATTTCAAGGTGACGCGCGAAGTCGACGGCGGACTGCAGACCTTGAAACTGAAGGGCCCGGCGATCGTCACCACCGATCTGCGGCTGAACGAGCCGCGCTACGCCAGCCTGCCCAACATCATGAAGGCGAAGAAAAAGCCGATCGCCGACAAGAGCGCTTCCGACTACGGCGTCGACCTCGCCGCCCATCTCGAAATTCTCAAAACGTCCGAACCGCCTGGCCGCAAGGGAGGCGTCAAGGTCAAGGACGTCGCCGAACTGGTGTCGAAGCTCAAGACTGAAGCGGGGGTTCTCTAG
- a CDS encoding NADP-dependent oxidoreductase, with translation MPAIMAVRIHKFGGIETLEVEDVEPSMPDATEILVKVRAASVNPVDFKIRSGKYPAVNEDRLPYILGRDVSGIVEKCGAGAEKFEIGDEVFGIVGIHGGGYAQKVVMAQNAVAAKPANLDHVHAAAVPLAGQTAWQGLFRYGEVKSGQRILIHGGSGGVGHFAVQFAKARGAHVTTTVSTDNVEFARSLGADVVINYKKEPFEQAAREMDMVFDLIDGETRQRSWGVLKKGGILVTTLSEPSQQIARQHGVRATRYTVQADGEELKEIALLLEAGKVKPDVSQTFPLERAADALAAVERGHSRGKVVLVVD, from the coding sequence ATGCCTGCGATCATGGCCGTCCGCATTCACAAATTCGGCGGCATCGAGACTCTCGAGGTCGAAGACGTCGAGCCATCGATGCCCGATGCGACCGAGATTCTCGTCAAGGTCCGCGCCGCCAGCGTCAATCCGGTGGATTTCAAGATCCGCTCCGGCAAATACCCCGCCGTGAACGAGGACAGGCTTCCCTATATCTTGGGACGCGACGTTTCCGGCATCGTGGAGAAGTGCGGTGCGGGCGCGGAAAAATTTGAGATTGGCGACGAGGTGTTCGGGATCGTGGGCATTCACGGCGGCGGTTACGCGCAAAAAGTCGTGATGGCCCAGAATGCCGTCGCGGCCAAGCCCGCCAATCTCGACCACGTGCACGCGGCCGCCGTCCCGCTCGCCGGGCAGACCGCGTGGCAAGGCCTGTTTCGATATGGCGAGGTCAAATCCGGCCAGCGGATACTGATCCATGGCGGCTCGGGCGGCGTCGGACATTTCGCCGTCCAGTTCGCCAAGGCCAGAGGCGCGCACGTCACCACGACGGTATCGACCGACAACGTCGAATTTGCCCGCAGCCTCGGAGCCGATGTCGTCATCAATTACAAGAAGGAGCCGTTCGAACAGGCCGCGCGCGAGATGGACATGGTGTTCGACCTGATCGACGGCGAAACCCGGCAGCGGTCGTGGGGCGTGCTCAAGAAGGGCGGCATTCTGGTTACGACCCTGAGCGAGCCTTCGCAGCAGATCGCGCGCCAGCACGGCGTCCGCGCGACACGCTACACGGTGCAGGCCGATGGCGAAGAACTGAAGGAAATCGCCCTGCTGCTTGAGGCCGGCAAGGTAAAGCCTGACGTGAGCCAGACCTTTCCGCTGGAGCGCGCCGCCGATGCGCTGGCAGCGGTCGAGCGCGGGCATTCGAGGGGAAAGGTTGTGCTGGTCGTGGACTAA